The sequence TTCTACTAGAAAGCACCCTCATTTTAGTCTTCCAGGTAAAACATGTCTGGTGACTTCAGCCTTTTTTCTGGGGGTTGGGTAGCAAGGGGGGCAGGttggggggtggcgggggtgggagtgggggtcATCCATCATGTCAGCACAGTGCAGGAAATATCCTCCCACTGTGTACGCTTGCGTTGCTCACTAAAATCCTGCCATGTATCACGCCGGCTCACGCAATTCCACAGCTTATGTTCCGTCACCCTGGGCGAGGTGTTACGTAATCACGACCAACTCCGACCTCCTACATGAACGTGCAAAGGCTAAACATGGCCGacaaagcaaagatccaaagctGACGTTCGGCGAGACGCCCTGGAAGCTTTGCCATTGGATGGGAAGGACGCCAGGACCCATACCAGGTTAGCCCCGCCCACCCACCCCCACTTTCACCTCCCCCCTTTGAGGATCCTTTGAAGCTCCACGCCAGCGCCGCCGACGTGTCATCCTGATATTCATCCCTAAATCTCCAGCTGATTAATGAGTTGTGTTTTTAGTCGCCACTTAAATCCACGTCCTCCATCATGCCgacgccgcccccccccccttctctggCATCATACCTCTgaacccccccgacccccacgTCAAGGTCGCCTCGGGCCTCCTGAGAAGTGGCAAAGACGATGAAGATCATTTACGGTCTCGCCTTTCTCCTCCGTGTCGTCTTGGTGATCCTATTAATATCTCCTAGAGCTTAGACCTACTCCTGGACTTTCATCTTTCCCTGCCTCATGGCCTCTTtcctggaaggaaggaaggaaggaaggaaggatggaagaaaggaaggacagaagaagggaaggaaggaaggaaagagggaaggacggaaggactgaaggaaggaaggaagaaagaaaggaaggacagaaggagggaaggaaggaagaaagaaaggaaggacagaaggagggaaggaaggaaggaaggaaagagggaaggacggaaggactgaaggaaggaaggaaggaagaaagaaaggaaggacagaaggagggaaggaaggaaggaagaaagaaaggaaggacagaaggagggaaggaaggaaggaaagagggaaggacggaaggaaggaagaaagaaaggaaggacagaaggagggaaggaaggaaggaaggaaggaaggaaggaagaaagaaaggaaggacagaaggagggaaggacggaaggaaggaaggacagaaggagggaaggaagaaaggaaggaaggaaggagggaaggaagcaaGGCAGGAAGGAACGAGGGAAAGAAGGAGGGAAaggagcaaggaaggaaggagagcaaagaaggaaggtaggaaggagagcaaaggaagaaaggaagaaaggaagcaaggaaggaatgaaggaaggaagaggtcaactgtcacatgaccttaAGCGTCCCGCCACCCTGACAGATATCTTCATCAGGGACTTAAACCGGGCGTGGAATCGGACCCTAAGCCGGGCGGGTCAGCGATTACGAGCGCAGCATTCTCTCCGCTTGATGGAGGGTGGCGTGTGGACGGCGTCGGTCAGGTAGCGGTGCCGTGAGAGCCCCCCTTTAGACCTTTTATGGGGGTGACAAATGGCGGGATGATCCGCAGATCCCTGATCTCAGCTTGGCCCGCCTCTGATGCCAGAAGTGTCCTTAAATCAAAGGCTGCTCGTTAAACGCCCTCACGACATTTCAAGGAAAGCAACGCCATCCCATCAGCTCCGCCCCTCTCGCATTAGGTGATTGCAGATgttaaagcccccccccacccccaacttaAGTCCACTTTGACACGCTGCTGGCAAGGTCCGGGACGACTGACGGATTGGATGGTGGTTTGAGTTTCATCTGGCTGGGATCCCCGGCGTGCGCTCCGCCCGCTCGTAGACGCGTTTACAGGTCTGATTACAGCCAGGCGCCGTGTTAGCACATCCAGTTAGCGCGTGCTCGCGTTAGCAAAAATAAACCCAACTGCAGCTGTCCAACCCTACACATTTCCACAAGTCATCCTGGAAAGAAACCCTTCTAGAGGTTGTCATATTGATACTACTTCTacttgctactactactactactactactactactgatacTAATACATGCAATACTACTTCACACCATCACATCTGGTCAGCTGGATCTCATTCTAGTTAATTATCTTCTAACATGAACTTGGTGGTAACGATTCCTTGGGATAAATGGTTCTCGACATGGTTCCTTAGATGGTTCCCAACATGGTTCCCGACATGGTTCCCGACATGGTTCCTCAGATGGTTCCCGACATGGTTCCTCAGATGGTTCCCGACATGGTTCCTTAGATGGTTCCCGACATGGTTCCTTAGATGGTTCCTGACATGGTTCCCGACATGGTTCCTCAGATGGTTCCCGACATGGTTCCTTAGATGGTTCCCAACATGGTTCTTTAGATGGTTCCTGACATGGTTCCCGACATGGTTCTTTAGATGGTTCCTGACATGGTTCCCGACATGGTTCCTCAGATGGTTCCCGACATGGTTCCTTAGATGGTTCCCGACATGGTTCCTTAGATGGTTCCCGACATGGTTCCTTAGATGGTTCCCGACATGTTCTTTAGATGGTTCCTGACATGGTTCCCGACTTGGTTCCTTAGATGGTTCCTGACATGGTTTCTTACATGGTTCTTTGGACAATTCCAAGGAATATTGTGTCATTTTGTGGAAAGTAAAGGGTGCGAGGTCTTCGTATGACCAGTAGAAGTGTGGATGAGAACTTTGCGGGAatgtgagaagaagaagaggaaggtgTTCTTGGAAAGCTTCCTGCCGTCTGAGCCAAGAGCTGATGGAGGGCGGGTGTGTCAGAGGAGAGGATTTAAGTAGAGCATGCGATGCGTTCATGTAAACTTGTAGTTTGGAGCTTTGACAACATCTCCGCTGTCTTTCTTCTCGGCAGGAAGACAACCCAACACAGCAGCGAAAGGTAAAGAACGACGCCACGCATCATCTTAACATCTTCATTCATCAGAgtctcatcctcctcctcgtgtCTCCTCAGACAAGCTGCCCCCCTACGAGCCCAACATCCCTGAACCCACCGCCAGAGCCGACTTCGTCAAACGTCAGTCACGCTAACATGTGCAGCCTTTCCTGCTAACATGAGCAGCCTTTCCTGCTAACATGAGCAGCCTTTCCTAACACCTTGATCCAAAACGTTTGCTCCGTCAGACTGGATGCCCATCTCCCTGGATGACAAAACCGCACAGAAGCTGCTGTGGATCTCAGAGGGCGGAGCCAAGGTGGCTCGCACCTCCGACGCCGTGTGTCCGTACCCCAACAGACCGGAGAGATACGAACACTCGCCACAGGTGAGCCTGCAGAGAACGTTCACGTCTGGGCCGCCTCCGGGTGGTAAATGTGACGCGTCCCGCCTTCAGGTCCTGTGCAAGGAGGGTCTCCTGGGCTCCCGCGGCTACTGGGAGGTGGACTTCGACGGCTGGGTGGTGATCGGCGTGGTGGCGGAGAGCGCGCCCAGGAAGGGCCAGGACGGCCCCTGCGGCCTGGGGGAGAACAGCAGCTCCTGGGGGGTGGGCTGGTCCGGCTCCTGCTACCAGGTGTGGCACAACGGCGAGAACGTGGATGTCAACCTGCCCCTGTGCCACACCATGGGGGTCTACGTGGACCAGCCGGCCGGCATCGTCAAGTTCCTGGTGGTGGAGGGCGAGGGCGACAAGGAGGTGCGGCTCATCCACAAGTTCAAGATCAGCGTGCAGGAGAATCTCCTCCCCGCCATGTGGGTGGGCACAAACTCCTTCTGCCTTATAAGGAAGAAGGATCAGTGACTCATCCGAGCTGGAAGTGGGAAGAAGTGGGGAAAAGTGTACAGTTGAGGTAGAATGACACcgattatgttttattatactATTGTgtatctaaatgtgttttttttagaagtagGCAAAGTCTTTGAACGGGTGACTTTGCGTCTTTGCTTGTCATGGTAATAATCTTCGTGTGCAAAATAAAGCCTGCCATTGTGTAAAACTACGCCCTCCGGCGGCACCGTGTGGCATCGCGGCGCATTCACACCACCAGCACGTGACTCGGTTTGCTCCTTTATTTGAAACACAAACGTACTGAACACAACAGCTATTGGTTGATGAAATGTCACGTGGACATCTTTACTTTTCAGTCCAACCCGCCTCCTTCCACGCACTTCAAAGGTATTCGGAGCGGGAACGAACAAAGAAACATGGAACCATCTCCGACAgtacaatcatcatcatcattatcagtcAGTCATTGGCAAAATAGTCCGTACAAAGAGGCAAGTATGAGTGTGTGCTGGTGTActcacatttttaaacaaaagctTCACATTTCGCTTCATTTTCGgggtggggaagggggggggcagctcCATGCTAACACTTTAGCATAACAATGTCATCAGTGGCAGGGTCGTGATTTTATGTCGTTTATGTGGACGACAGACGGGTGTtactctttatttattattatttccaggACGCACCAGTAAAGCCACAATACACAAATGGctgttattacattttaatgttaaatgtaatcAAATTAGTAATAATTATTTCTAATTTTGACAGCTTTTTTGTCAATTGTTGCTGATTTTGTCATGTAactatttttagaaaataagcTGTGGCGCCATATTAACGTGACAATCAATTCAATTCtgattttaaaatgattagCATATTTAAGACAATAGaaactttgtcatttttaggtGATTTTTAATATGCTTTTTATTAGTGCTAACATTTGAACAATtgggtttgttttgttgtctcattgtatttttagaaatcATTTTTGTGTGGCGGGCCAGTCAACAAGCGTGACAAACAAAGGGCCCCCGAGCCATATTTTGGACAGCCCTGCTGGCCCGCCCAAGAGAAGCTAAGAAACAAGTCTCCCGGCATAGACGCTGGTCCCATTCCAGTCTTTTAAGTCTTTTCCGGTTATTTTGGGCCAACTGGGAAATGGTGGCTCCCTACCTAGCAAAGTGATGACCAGGTGTCCGGGTAGAACTTTGGGCTAAGAACGGGGGGTGTTAGGAGGGGGGTGCTAGAGCATGAGCACGGAGCACAGGAAGGGTCGAAAAGGACAGTGACATCCAATCAGCCTAAAACATAAAGCACGCCCCGCCCCACCCCGCCCCTCGGTGTCCCGTTTAGCAGGTTGGTGGTGCGACCCCGTGTCAGTGTTTGCTGCCCGGCGcgatgaaatgtgtgtgtgtgtggggggggggtgtctgcgAATGTTTTTAGTGTTGTGTTACTCCTTGAAGCGTGTGATGTTTACTAGCCAAAGATGGATGGAGATGCGGGCTTTGTGGCGTACGCGGCGTCCGCAGAcgtcttctctctctctcgctctctctccctctctctctctcgctccatCCCTTTCTGCTGGTCGCGCCTCTCCTCCGTCGGCCTCAGTGCTTCAGAGAGAAGTCCCCCGTGTTGACGCGGGGTCGCGGCAGCGCCCCGAACATTTCCGTCCCGTCAGTGGCGCCAGGAGCCAGAAGAGCCTTCATGCTGGCGGCGATGTGCTCCAGGTCAGCGCAGCCCACCTGAGGGACACCAAGCAGCACTTTACCGGCCCCCCCACCAAGCAGCACTAGGACCCCTACCACGCAAACACTGACATCATCACCCCAGATCACCGGAACCGCCACCGCGGACAAACAAGACGTTCATTTTGCTCTTAGCTTCAAGTTGTAAGTGGCTAAAATGAACAAGGAGCCTCGTATGAAAAGCCCCCCCAGTCTGCACGTTCTCCCCCGGCCGCCCAACACGGGTGTCATCGGGTCACATGAGGCGCGGGAGCCGTCGCGGCCGTTAGCGGGAGAACGTGACCACAGCGAGGGCGGAGAATGGCATCTTTGTTTGCCTCTCGGGACGCGTCAGGATCAACTGACACCTCCAACAAACAAACGGGAGCAGCattctctctcctcctccttcccgaCATTCCACAAGCTTCTTGGTCAACAACGACACTGGGAGAGCCACGCTTGTGTGCATCTTT comes from Doryrhamphus excisus isolate RoL2022-K1 chromosome 15, RoL_Dexc_1.0, whole genome shotgun sequence and encodes:
- the zgc:195001 gene encoding tripartite motif-containing protein 16 isoform X1, which produces MQGSRDPLTTPPTRNRLPSQHTDGTMPVPKKAGRQPNTAAKDKLPPYEPNIPEPTARADFVKHWMPISLDDKTAQKLLWISEGGAKVARTSDAVCPYPNRPERYEHSPQVSLQRTFTSGPPPGGKCDASRLQVLCKEGLLGSRGYWEVDFDGWVVIGVVAESAPRKGQDGPCGLGENSSSWGVGWSGSCYQVWHNGENVDVNLPLCHTMGVYVDQPAGIVKFLVVEGEGDKEVRLIHKFKISVQENLLPAMWVGTNSFCLIRKKDQ
- the zgc:195001 gene encoding tripartite motif-containing protein 16 isoform X2; its protein translation is MQGSRDPLTTPPTRNRLPSQHTDGTMPVPKKAGRQPNTAAKDKLPPYEPNIPEPTARADFVKHWMPISLDDKTAQKLLWISEGGAKVARTSDAVCPYPNRPERYEHSPQVLCKEGLLGSRGYWEVDFDGWVVIGVVAESAPRKGQDGPCGLGENSSSWGVGWSGSCYQVWHNGENVDVNLPLCHTMGVYVDQPAGIVKFLVVEGEGDKEVRLIHKFKISVQENLLPAMWVGTNSFCLIRKKDQ